From Carassius gibelio isolate Cgi1373 ecotype wild population from Czech Republic chromosome B23, carGib1.2-hapl.c, whole genome shotgun sequence, the proteins below share one genomic window:
- the LOC128011528 gene encoding 2-acylglycerol O-acyltransferase 2-A-like, producing the protein MENPTGSALRRVQERLQRIMGVAMPLFHARGVFQYSFGLLPYRKPIHTVVGRPIPVDQNPCPSKEDIDALHTLYTQALTQVFEENKKHYGIPEDKHLNFI; encoded by the exons ATGGAGAATCCCACAGGCTCCGCCCTCCGCCGTGTTCAGGAACGCCTCCAGAGGATAATGGGCGTGGCTATGCCTCTCTTTCACGCCAGAGGAGTTTTCCAGTACAGCTTCGGCCTGCTGCCGTACAGGAAGCCCATTCACACCGTGG TGGGGCGTCCCATTCCTGTGGATCAGAATCCGTGTCCCAGTAAAGAGGACATCGACGCTCTACACACTCTCTACAcgcag GCTCTGACGCAGGTGTTCGAAGAGAATAAGAAACACTACGGCATCCCAGAGGACAAGCATCTCAACTTCATCTGA
- the LOC128011527 gene encoding TSC22 domain family protein 4-like: MSGGKKRSGFQITSVTSDYNQGSGEHHPPELLSPGTQRATPPSARNPAHGRSPRSQTASPTQILSNGLSLRHNPALQMQQSSSQPTTPVTARKHSLLDGASRFRVVRLDQGPGEPYKRGRWTCVDVMEREVEERGLRRVIDSMRHAHSLESLETVGLGGAEGAVGGARLKSLSVQADHMVHSQGTTHLLTQCRTDSAHNGQPSPTHDTQPIRSPITPRMRNIPAPLRLDMDAAGKLRTTRSQPTSPGSRPGRDSPFYPALTPIQTPSALALAQSMFGMSQAFEFVGDDGGTNSSMIAIDNKIEQAMDLVKSHLMLAVREEVEVLREQIKELSERNAQLERENYILRALRDRD, translated from the exons ATGAGTGGCGGAAAGAAACGGAGCGGTTTTCAAATCACCAGCGTCACGTCGGACTACAATCAGGGTTCTGGAGAACACCATCCACCAGAGCTGCTCAGCCCTGGAACTCAAAGAGCCACGCCCCCTTCCGCCAGAAACCCCGCCCATGGGAGGAGCCCCAGAAGCCAGACTGCATCGCCCACTCAAATCTTATCCAATGGGCTGTCTCTGCGCCATAACCCCGCCCTCCAGATGCAGCAGAGCTCCAGTCAGCCGACTACGCCCGTCACGGCTAGGAAGCACAGTTTGTTAGACGGGGCGTCACGTTTCCGCGTCGTGCGTTTGGATCAAGGACCGGGCGAGCCGTATAAACGCGGCCGCTGGACATGTGTGGATGTGATGGAGAGGGAAGTTGAGGAGCGTGGGCTCCGCCGTGTGATTGACAGCATGAGACACGCCCACTCGCTGGAGTCCTTAGAGACAGTCGGGCTGGGCGGAGCTGAAGGAGCAGTGGGCGGAGCCAGACTCAAATCATTGAGCGTGCAGGCAGATCACATGGTACACTCGCAGGGCACCACCCACCTGCTGACCCAATGCCGGACAGACTCCGCCCACAACGGCCAGCCCTCTCCCACACACGACACACAGCCAATCAGGTCGCCGATCACGCCGCGGATGCGCAACATACCCGCCCCACTGCGCCTCGACATGGATGCTGCCGGCAAG CTGCGGACCACACGCTCACAGCCGACGTCGCCCGGATCTCGCCCGGGTCGAGACAGTCCCTTCTATCCAGCGCTGACACCCATCCAGACGCCCTCCGCTCTCGCGCTGGCGCAGTCCATGTTCGGCATGAGCCAAGCCTTTGAGTTTGTGGGAGACGACGG CGGAACTAACAGCAGCATGATTGCCATCGACAACAAGATCGAGCAAGCCATG GACCTGGTGAAGTCTCACCTGATGCTGGCGGTGCGAGAGGAGGTGGAGGTGCTCAGAGAACAGATCAAAGAGCTGTCGGAGAGAAACGCTCAGCTGGAGAGAGAAAACTACATCCTGCGAGCGCTCCGGGACAGAGACTGA